Proteins encoded within one genomic window of Pigmentiphaga sp. H8:
- a CDS encoding zinc-binding dehydrogenase, translated as MALTVRAAVAVEAGRTELRELAAPATSATSGLLKVAVTGVCGSDWPYYQQLPASRGPLVLGHETVGHVAELGEVARAKWGVKEGDLVALEEYLPCGHCEFCRSGEFRLCDATDWRLGGLRYGATGLSVEPGLWGGFSQYQFLHLNTVFHRVPAGVSPRHAALALPLANGIEWTYLQGGAGPGQTVVIQGPGQQGLACVVAAREAGAERIIITGLSNETDARRLALARELGAHHTIDIESQDLLETVADLTGGLMADLVIDCAAGGTDSVVTAIQLARKRGRVILGGQKRRRIPEFDSDRIIARFLTVKGMRGHSYESVELALQLIAGDRHGVKKMSTHAFGLEDTDLALRSLAGQGVQGAIHMTIDPWN; from the coding sequence ATGGCGCTTACCGTACGAGCCGCGGTCGCGGTCGAGGCCGGCAGGACCGAACTGCGCGAGCTGGCCGCGCCGGCCACCTCGGCCACCAGCGGCCTGCTCAAGGTCGCCGTCACCGGCGTGTGCGGCAGCGATTGGCCCTACTACCAGCAACTGCCGGCCAGCCGCGGCCCGCTCGTGCTGGGCCACGAGACCGTGGGCCACGTGGCCGAGCTGGGCGAGGTGGCGCGCGCCAAATGGGGCGTGAAGGAAGGCGATCTGGTCGCACTGGAGGAATACCTGCCCTGCGGCCACTGCGAGTTCTGCCGCAGCGGCGAGTTCCGGCTGTGCGACGCCACCGACTGGCGGCTGGGCGGCTTGCGTTACGGCGCCACCGGCCTGTCGGTGGAACCGGGACTGTGGGGCGGGTTCAGCCAGTATCAGTTTCTGCATCTGAACACGGTGTTCCATCGCGTACCCGCCGGGGTCTCGCCCCGCCACGCGGCGCTGGCGCTGCCGCTGGCCAACGGCATCGAATGGACCTACCTCCAGGGCGGCGCGGGGCCGGGCCAGACCGTGGTAATACAAGGGCCGGGCCAGCAGGGCCTGGCGTGCGTCGTGGCCGCGCGCGAAGCGGGCGCCGAACGCATCATCATCACCGGTCTTTCGAACGAGACGGATGCCCGGCGCCTGGCGCTGGCGCGCGAACTCGGCGCGCACCACACCATCGACATCGAGTCCCAGGACCTGCTCGAAACCGTTGCCGACCTGACCGGCGGCCTGATGGCGGATCTCGTCATCGACTGCGCGGCGGGCGGCACCGATTCGGTCGTCACCGCGATCCAGCTCGCGCGCAAGCGCGGGCGGGTCATCCTGGGCGGGCAGAAGCGGCGGCGCATTCCCGAGTTCGACAGCGACCGCATCATCGCGCGCTTCCTGACCGTCAAGGGCATGCGCGGCCACAGCTACGAGTCGGTCGAGCTGGCCCTGCAACTGATCGCGGGCGACCGTCATGGCGTGAAGAAGATGAGCACCCATGCCTTCGGGCTCGAGGATACCGACCTCGCGCTGCGCAGCCTGGCGGGCCAGGGCGTGCAGGGGGCCATCCACATGACCATCGATCCCTGGAACTGA
- a CDS encoding tripartite tricarboxylate transporter substrate binding protein, producing MHLTTTSIIRHLALAAAFGAAGLLPLGACAQEPSWPTRPVRVIVPFLAGGSIDVVARTLAAELSARYHQQFVVDNKAGAGGTIGTDLVAKSAADGYTLLLTAQGPLVINPFIMSKLPYDAQHAFAPVSRVVDAPNVLVASPKAGLPTFDAFLQRARSGGAPLTYATQGVGTTGHVTGALLDQALGISLTHVPYNGFPPILTDVMQGRVDLMIADTVNVGERVRTGQLAAVAVASARRSAVLPDVPTFAEKGYPEIVAGPWFALLAPAGTSKAVRDKLSATVRDILAKPGIAARFQGMGLDIVGSTPDDLQGYMDKEYARWGAIIRKAGIQPVS from the coding sequence ATGCATCTTACGACGACAAGCATCATCAGACATCTTGCCCTGGCGGCCGCGTTTGGCGCCGCTGGCCTGCTCCCGCTGGGAGCGTGCGCGCAGGAGCCCTCTTGGCCCACCCGCCCCGTCCGGGTGATCGTGCCCTTCCTGGCGGGGGGGTCGATCGACGTCGTGGCCCGTACGCTGGCGGCCGAACTTTCGGCCCGCTATCACCAGCAGTTCGTGGTGGACAACAAGGCCGGCGCCGGCGGCACCATAGGCACGGACCTGGTGGCCAAGAGCGCGGCGGACGGCTACACGCTGCTGCTTACGGCGCAGGGACCGCTCGTGATCAATCCGTTCATCATGTCCAAGCTGCCCTACGACGCGCAGCATGCTTTTGCGCCGGTGTCGCGGGTGGTCGATGCGCCCAACGTTCTGGTGGCCTCGCCCAAGGCCGGACTGCCGACGTTCGACGCCTTCCTGCAGCGGGCCCGGTCGGGCGGCGCGCCGCTGACCTATGCCACCCAGGGCGTCGGCACCACGGGCCACGTCACCGGCGCGCTGCTGGACCAGGCGCTGGGCATTTCGCTGACGCACGTGCCGTACAACGGCTTTCCTCCCATACTGACCGACGTCATGCAGGGCCGCGTCGACCTGATGATCGCCGACACCGTGAACGTGGGAGAGCGCGTCCGGACGGGCCAGTTGGCCGCCGTCGCGGTGGCATCGGCCCGGCGCAGCGCGGTGCTGCCCGACGTGCCGACCTTCGCGGAAAAGGGCTATCCCGAGATCGTGGCGGGTCCCTGGTTCGCGCTGCTGGCGCCGGCAGGCACGTCCAAGGCGGTGCGCGACAAGCTGTCGGCCACGGTCAGGGATATCCTTGCAAAGCCCGGCATTGCCGCGCGCTTCCAGGGCATGGGACTGGACATCGTCGGCTCGACGCCGGACGATCTGCAAGGCTACATGGACAAGGAATACGCGCGCTGGGGCGCGATCATCCGCAAGGCCGGCATACAGCCGGTTTCCTGA
- a CDS encoding MarR family winged helix-turn-helix transcriptional regulator yields MPKKTPPDPTVPLEHRIAYQALMIATRISQFLSPMWEEKYGLTTITWRVMAVVGRYGPLSAKEVAEHTSTDAFFVSRAIVQLTRQGYMTKGVDPRDRRRSVLRLTAAGERARLDVEQVMSALEHDVLGAMGPGEERHIREILGRLAATASDRLKSPRTWKDFAD; encoded by the coding sequence ATGCCGAAGAAGACTCCGCCCGACCCGACCGTCCCGCTCGAGCACCGCATCGCCTATCAGGCGCTGATGATCGCGACGCGCATCTCGCAGTTCCTGTCACCCATGTGGGAAGAAAAATACGGCCTGACGACCATCACGTGGCGCGTGATGGCGGTGGTCGGACGCTACGGCCCGCTGTCGGCCAAGGAAGTGGCCGAACACACGAGCACGGACGCCTTTTTCGTCTCGCGGGCCATCGTGCAGCTGACCAGGCAGGGCTACATGACCAAGGGCGTCGACCCGCGCGATCGCCGGCGCTCCGTGCTGCGGTTGACCGCGGCGGGCGAGCGGGCGCGCCTCGACGTGGAGCAGGTGATGAGCGCCCTGGAGCACGACGTGCTGGGTGCCATGGGCCCGGGGGAAGAGCGCCACATCCGGGAGATCCTGGGCAGGCTGGCGGCCACGGCCTCGGACCGGCTGAAGTCTCCCCGGACCTGGAAAGACTTCGCCGACTGA
- a CDS encoding IclR family transcriptional regulator: MQDTQDGGDGRLSSVASAIRVLKAFSETEVEIGISTLAKRLGLAKSTVHRLASTLTAEGLLEQNPENGRYRLGLGLFALGALVRRRMDISTQALPYLHELREITGETVHLATLEQSNIIYLFNLESHQAIRMRSYVGARKPAFCTSEGRALLAFQSADVLARVLKDGLSPRTPNTPTDPAVLRNTLEQVRREGHAQDDEESEVGMRGLAAPVRDHTGQVIAAIGVAGPIQRLTKKALRGFVAPVLQAADGVSARLGYQP, translated from the coding sequence ATGCAAGACACTCAGGACGGAGGCGACGGGCGGCTGTCTTCGGTCGCTTCGGCCATTCGTGTGCTCAAGGCGTTTTCCGAGACGGAAGTCGAGATCGGGATCAGTACGCTTGCCAAGCGGCTGGGGCTGGCCAAGAGCACGGTGCACCGGCTGGCCAGCACGCTGACGGCCGAGGGGCTGCTGGAGCAGAACCCGGAGAACGGCCGCTACCGGCTGGGGCTGGGGCTGTTCGCGCTGGGCGCGCTGGTGCGGCGGCGCATGGATATTTCGACGCAGGCCCTGCCCTATCTGCACGAGCTGCGCGAGATCACCGGCGAGACCGTGCACCTGGCCACGCTGGAGCAGAGCAACATCATCTATCTGTTCAACCTCGAAAGCCACCAGGCCATACGCATGCGTTCGTACGTCGGCGCGCGCAAGCCCGCCTTTTGCACCAGCGAGGGCCGCGCGCTGCTGGCCTTCCAGAGCGCGGACGTGCTGGCGCGCGTGCTCAAGGACGGCCTCTCGCCGCGCACGCCGAACACGCCGACCGATCCGGCCGTGTTGCGCAACACGCTGGAACAGGTGCGGCGCGAGGGCCATGCGCAGGACGACGAGGAAAGCGAGGTCGGCATGCGGGGCCTGGCGGCGCCGGTGCGCGACCATACCGGACAGGTCATCGCCGCGATCGGTGTCGCCGGTCCCATCCAGCGGCTGACCAAGAAGGCGCTGCGCGGTTTCGTTGCGCCCGTGCTCCAGGCCGCCGACGGCGTATCGGCGCGGCTGGGCTACCAGCCCTGA
- a CDS encoding DUF202 domain-containing protein has translation MSSQLDPGLQPQRTALSWGRTGLSMTAVALLVLRAGVQENQPAFLVVGALDMLCAILFFATASWRRSALALDKIHAASSAWMAGITALVAITSLAGTWLVLS, from the coding sequence ATGAGTTCGCAACTCGACCCAGGGCTGCAACCCCAGCGCACCGCGCTGTCCTGGGGCCGCACCGGCCTGTCGATGACCGCCGTGGCGCTGCTGGTGCTGCGCGCGGGCGTGCAGGAAAACCAGCCGGCGTTCCTCGTCGTGGGCGCGCTGGACATGCTGTGCGCCATCCTGTTCTTCGCGACCGCGTCGTGGCGCCGGTCGGCCCTGGCCCTGGACAAGATCCATGCCGCCTCGTCGGCGTGGATGGCGGGCATCACCGCGCTGGTGGCCATCACGAGCCTGGCCGGGACCTGGCTCGTGCTGAGCTAG
- a CDS encoding tripartite tricarboxylate transporter substrate binding protein — MTIHRHFLARLLCASLAAGALAAPACAQDPWPNRPVKIVVPYAPGGSADTLGRLIARHLAETFKQSFVVDNRGGAGGVIGSQMVARAEPDGYTLVVSGIGSHVVAPLTNATSFDPIKDFTHIALLGGPPTVLAVNVAQPIKDVPGFIKQVKSMPEGLSWASPGQGTHGALIGEAFRQITKLNLVHISYKGAGPAVADVAANQVPAAFITLSTAAGNIKAGKLRPLAVTSAQRVTDFPDIPTFKELGYPQLTGTTWFSLSGPAGMSPELVTKLNLAVRKALQSPEGQAELRAQNMETFDWDAPTFNDFVKKEIVHWKQYIAPPPTR, encoded by the coding sequence ATGACGATTCATCGCCATTTCCTCGCGCGCCTGCTGTGCGCGAGCCTTGCAGCCGGCGCGCTCGCGGCGCCGGCCTGTGCGCAGGATCCGTGGCCCAACCGCCCGGTGAAGATCGTGGTGCCCTATGCGCCCGGCGGCAGCGCCGACACCCTCGGCCGGCTGATCGCGCGCCATCTTGCCGAGACGTTCAAGCAGAGCTTCGTGGTGGACAACCGCGGCGGCGCGGGCGGCGTCATCGGTTCGCAGATGGTGGCGCGCGCCGAGCCCGACGGCTATACCCTGGTGGTCTCGGGCATCGGCTCGCACGTGGTCGCCCCGCTGACCAACGCGACCAGCTTCGACCCGATCAAGGACTTCACCCACATCGCCCTGCTGGGCGGACCGCCCACCGTGCTGGCGGTCAACGTCGCGCAGCCCATCAAGGACGTGCCCGGCTTCATCAAGCAGGTCAAGTCCATGCCCGAGGGCCTGAGCTGGGCCTCGCCCGGACAGGGCACGCACGGCGCCCTGATCGGCGAAGCCTTCCGCCAGATCACCAAGCTGAACCTGGTGCACATCAGCTACAAGGGCGCGGGTCCCGCCGTGGCGGACGTGGCGGCCAACCAGGTACCCGCCGCCTTCATCACGCTCAGCACCGCCGCCGGCAACATCAAGGCCGGCAAGCTGCGCCCGCTGGCCGTGACCTCGGCGCAGCGCGTGACCGACTTCCCCGACATCCCGACCTTCAAGGAACTGGGCTATCCGCAGCTGACCGGTACCACCTGGTTCTCGCTGTCGGGTCCCGCCGGCATGTCGCCCGAACTGGTCACCAAGCTCAACCTCGCGGTGCGCAAGGCCCTGCAATCGCCGGAAGGGCAGGCCGAGCTGCGGGCCCAGAACATGGAGACCTTCGACTGGGACGCGCCCACGTTCAACGATTTCGTGAAGAAGGAAATCGTGCACTGGAAACAATATATAGCGCCCCCCCCTACGCGCTGA
- a CDS encoding Rieske 2Fe-2S domain-containing protein produces the protein MLKKEQNDLLTQTGPGTPLGELFRRYWQPVMLSRELPGPGCEPVRVKLLSERLLAIRDEEDNLGLIDEFCAHRGVSLWFGRYDEKGQGGGIRCPYHGWKYAADGQCLDVPSEAEDSGFRSRIKLTSYPLVERGGILWTYMGPPEHQPPLPEYEFAMVPDAQRFVSKRIQENNWLQALEGGIDSSHVSWLHRDSLKSDPLFKGAAGNQYNLKDLRPVFEVVDTDTGLLVGVRRNADDDSYYWRITPWLMPCFTMVPPRGDHPVHGHFWVPIDDENCWAWSFDYHAGRALTESEVQAMEDGKGIHVRYVPGTFRPLQNKENDYLMDREAQKAGRTYSGVEGIGMQDASLQESMGPIQDRTKEHLTSTDNGIVKMRRALMKAVKALAEEGAAPPGTHPSAHHVRSAAVILPRDQHFKDAAAEALTAQPGRPHASV, from the coding sequence ATGTTGAAGAAAGAACAGAATGACCTGCTTACCCAGACGGGGCCGGGAACGCCCTTGGGCGAGCTGTTCCGCCGCTACTGGCAGCCGGTGATGCTGAGCCGCGAGCTGCCCGGTCCCGGCTGCGAGCCGGTGCGCGTGAAGCTGCTGTCCGAGCGGCTGTTGGCGATACGCGACGAAGAAGACAACCTTGGCCTGATCGACGAATTCTGTGCGCATCGCGGCGTGTCGCTGTGGTTCGGCCGCTACGACGAGAAGGGCCAGGGCGGCGGTATCCGCTGCCCCTATCACGGCTGGAAGTACGCCGCCGACGGCCAGTGCCTGGACGTGCCGTCCGAGGCGGAAGACAGCGGCTTTCGCAGCCGCATCAAGCTCACCTCGTATCCGCTGGTCGAGCGCGGCGGCATCCTGTGGACCTACATGGGTCCGCCCGAGCACCAGCCGCCGCTGCCCGAGTACGAGTTCGCGATGGTGCCCGACGCGCAGCGCTTCGTGTCCAAGCGCATCCAGGAAAACAACTGGCTGCAGGCGCTCGAAGGCGGGATCGATTCCAGCCACGTCTCGTGGCTGCACCGCGACAGCCTGAAGTCCGATCCGCTGTTCAAGGGCGCGGCCGGCAACCAGTACAACCTCAAGGACCTGCGCCCGGTATTCGAAGTGGTCGACACCGACACGGGGCTGCTGGTGGGCGTGCGCCGCAATGCCGACGACGATTCCTACTACTGGCGCATCACGCCCTGGCTGATGCCTTGCTTCACCATGGTGCCGCCGCGCGGCGACCATCCCGTGCACGGACACTTCTGGGTACCCATCGACGACGAGAACTGCTGGGCGTGGAGCTTCGACTACCACGCGGGCCGCGCGCTGACCGAAAGCGAGGTCCAGGCGATGGAGGACGGCAAGGGCATTCACGTGCGTTACGTGCCGGGCACGTTCCGGCCCTTGCAGAACAAGGAAAACGATTACCTGATGGACCGCGAGGCGCAGAAGGCCGGCAGGACCTACAGCGGCGTCGAGGGCATAGGCATGCAGGACGCGTCGCTGCAGGAAAGCATGGGTCCGATCCAGGATCGCACCAAGGAACACCTGACCTCCACCGACAACGGCATCGTCAAGATGCGCCGCGCGCTGATGAAGGCCGTCAAGGCGCTGGCCGAGGAAGGCGCGGCGCCTCCGGGAACGCATCCGTCGGCGCACCACGTCCGCTCGGCCGCGGTGATCCTGCCGCGCGACCAGCACTTCAAGGATGCCGCCGCCGAGGCGCTCACGGCGCAGCCGGGCCGGCCGCACGCATCGGTATGA
- a CDS encoding YidH family protein: MQEDDGREPDYRFTLANERTFLAWIRTALAVLAGAILLHQFGGVVQPHWPLLALSVAMTVAGLIFCCGAYFQWKANQQAMRHSRPLPRSALIPLAAGVTLLVAVVAGLFVLFR, encoded by the coding sequence ATGCAAGAGGATGACGGCCGCGAACCCGACTATCGCTTCACGCTGGCCAACGAACGCACCTTCCTCGCCTGGATACGCACCGCGCTTGCCGTGCTGGCTGGCGCCATCCTGCTCCACCAGTTCGGCGGCGTGGTCCAGCCGCATTGGCCGCTGCTGGCGCTGAGCGTGGCGATGACCGTTGCCGGCCTGATCTTCTGCTGCGGCGCCTATTTCCAGTGGAAGGCCAACCAGCAGGCCATGCGGCATTCGCGGCCGCTGCCGCGCTCGGCGCTGATTCCGCTGGCCGCGGGCGTGACCCTGCTGGTTGCCGTGGTGGCCGGCCTGTTCGTGCTGTTCCGATGA
- a CDS encoding cysteine hydrolase family protein, which translates to MPYRFDRIDPRHTAMVVVDMQNDFVADGAKLQSRQAKDMVGKLAETLRFCREQGIRVLYTAHVHRDDGCDMGVFRDLYGPIADHSSLVDGTTGADIYPELAPAQGEHVIKKHRYSGFYGTDLDIILREWGIRNVVVSGTTTENCCHATARDAMFHNYKVAFLADATGTFDYPDVGWGAMSAAEVHKATLTILAFSTAHVMNVDEFKSLVAKGRD; encoded by the coding sequence ATGCCCTACCGCTTCGACCGCATCGATCCCCGCCACACCGCCATGGTCGTGGTGGACATGCAGAACGACTTCGTCGCCGACGGCGCCAAGCTCCAGTCCCGGCAGGCCAAGGACATGGTCGGCAAGCTGGCCGAGACCCTGCGCTTTTGCCGCGAGCAGGGGATACGCGTGCTCTACACCGCGCACGTGCATCGCGACGACGGTTGCGACATGGGGGTGTTCCGCGACCTGTACGGGCCCATCGCCGACCACTCGTCGCTGGTGGACGGAACCACCGGCGCCGACATCTACCCCGAACTCGCGCCGGCCCAGGGCGAGCACGTCATCAAGAAGCACCGCTACAGCGGCTTCTACGGCACCGACCTGGACATCATCCTGCGCGAATGGGGCATACGCAACGTCGTGGTCTCGGGCACCACCACCGAGAACTGCTGCCACGCCACGGCGCGCGACGCGATGTTCCACAACTACAAGGTGGCGTTCCTGGCCGACGCCACCGGCACCTTCGACTATCCCGACGTGGGCTGGGGCGCGATGAGCGCGGCCGAGGTGCACAAGGCCACGCTGACCATCCTCGCGTTCTCGACCGCGCACGTGATGAACGTGGACGAGTTCAAGTCGCTGGTGGCCAAGGGCAGGGACTGA
- a CDS encoding Rieske 2Fe-2S domain-containing protein, which yields MLSLEMNRMLTQVENGAPMGNLIGRFWMPALLSEEIAEPGGPPVRVGLLGRRLVAFRDSQGRVGLLDARCPHRSVDLFFGRNEEGGLRCVYHGWKFGVDGACVDMPSEPSSSPMKDKVRARAYPVHESGGMVWAYLGPGEAPAVPDIELMSLPASHVYASKRLMRCNYMQALEGSLDTSHLSFLHQMNLMSKDVFGVGDFQRFSDADGAPRFFCVDTSYGMSISARRDGDDDTYYWRVTQWLMPVGVLVPTAPGSVCRANFFVPIDDRNCWWYRIRYQPERPLEHEEIEEYDAGDLDYSRRVPGTYESVGNKENDYLIDRDRQRTESFTGILSAQLQDIAVQESQGEIVDRSIEHLGTSDTAIAQTRRRLINAAQALEEGRLPPEADAASQYRMRAIAITLNRARSFDEAAALAQLPPA from the coding sequence ATGCTCAGCCTCGAAATGAATCGCATGCTTACCCAGGTGGAGAACGGCGCGCCCATGGGGAATCTCATCGGCCGGTTCTGGATGCCGGCGCTGCTGTCGGAGGAAATCGCCGAGCCGGGGGGGCCGCCGGTGCGGGTCGGCCTGCTCGGCCGCAGGCTGGTGGCGTTCCGCGACTCGCAGGGCCGGGTCGGGCTGCTGGATGCGCGCTGCCCGCATCGCTCGGTCGACCTGTTCTTCGGCCGCAATGAAGAGGGCGGATTGCGCTGCGTCTACCACGGCTGGAAGTTCGGGGTGGACGGCGCCTGCGTCGACATGCCCAGCGAGCCTTCGTCCAGCCCGATGAAAGACAAGGTACGCGCGCGGGCGTATCCCGTGCACGAATCAGGTGGCATGGTCTGGGCCTATCTCGGCCCTGGCGAGGCGCCCGCCGTGCCCGACATCGAACTCATGTCGCTGCCGGCAAGCCACGTCTATGCCTCGAAGCGGCTGATGCGCTGCAACTACATGCAGGCGCTGGAAGGCAGCCTGGACACCTCTCATCTGTCTTTCCTGCACCAGATGAACCTCATGTCCAAGGACGTGTTCGGCGTAGGAGACTTCCAGCGCTTCTCCGACGCAGATGGCGCGCCGCGGTTCTTCTGTGTCGACACCTCCTACGGCATGTCCATCTCGGCGCGCCGCGACGGCGACGACGACACCTACTACTGGCGTGTCACGCAGTGGCTGATGCCGGTTGGCGTACTGGTCCCGACCGCGCCGGGAAGCGTGTGCCGCGCCAATTTCTTCGTCCCGATCGACGACCGGAACTGCTGGTGGTACCGGATCCGCTACCAGCCGGAGCGGCCGCTCGAACACGAGGAAATCGAGGAGTACGACGCTGGCGACCTGGATTATTCGCGTCGCGTGCCGGGCACTTATGAATCGGTGGGCAACAAGGAAAACGACTACCTGATCGATCGCGACAGACAGCGCACCGAATCCTTTACCGGCATCCTCAGCGCCCAGCTGCAGGACATCGCCGTGCAGGAAAGCCAGGGCGAGATCGTGGATCGCAGCATCGAGCACCTCGGGACGTCCGACACCGCCATTGCCCAGACCCGGCGCCGGCTGATCAACGCCGCCCAGGCGCTCGAGGAAGGGCGGCTGCCGCCGGAAGCGGACGCGGCTTCGCAATACCGCATGCGTGCCATCGCCATTACGCTGAACCGCGCCAGGAGTTTCGACGAAGCTGCGGCGCTGGCGCAGTTGCCGCCGGCATAG
- a CDS encoding GTP-binding protein, which yields MATSSPIPVYLLTGFLGSGKTTLLSAWLEQPGLRGAAVIVNELGEVGLDGALLGVTEQASLVSGSCVCCTGLPGLEQALEDLFWARLQRRMPAFPAVAIETTGMADPAPILQAFHEHPLLRERYRLQAVVTVAGAPAGAALLDRHPEARAQVRAAQALIMTKTREADEASTRALAARLAALKPGVPVLRSNQADLAWEAVSRALAPCGPSSPPVAEPGHVDHAASPPAPHVHDHAHPHDHGRHAHHHAEQAHFLPLPDPLARDALLIRLHALADALGQDLLRLKGVVALADGRRCLVQFAPDERRFDVRPLSAADIPQQRTGLTIIATHADPHRMAALLVA from the coding sequence ATGGCCACCTCGTCCCCCATCCCCGTCTATCTGCTGACCGGCTTCCTGGGCAGCGGCAAGACGACGCTGCTGTCGGCGTGGCTGGAACAGCCGGGACTGCGGGGCGCGGCGGTGATCGTCAATGAACTGGGCGAGGTCGGCCTGGATGGCGCCCTGCTGGGCGTGACCGAACAGGCTTCGCTGGTATCGGGATCGTGCGTCTGCTGCACCGGGCTGCCGGGCCTGGAGCAGGCCCTGGAAGACCTGTTCTGGGCGCGGCTGCAACGTCGCATGCCGGCGTTTCCCGCCGTGGCGATCGAGACCACGGGCATGGCCGACCCCGCGCCCATTCTCCAGGCCTTTCACGAACATCCGCTGCTGCGCGAACGCTACCGCCTGCAGGCCGTCGTCACGGTGGCGGGCGCGCCGGCCGGCGCGGCATTGCTCGATCGCCATCCGGAAGCGCGGGCGCAGGTACGCGCGGCGCAGGCGCTGATCATGACCAAGACACGGGAAGCCGACGAAGCGTCGACCCGCGCCCTGGCCGCGAGGCTGGCGGCGCTCAAGCCCGGCGTGCCGGTGCTGCGTTCCAACCAGGCCGACCTGGCGTGGGAGGCGGTTTCGCGCGCCCTCGCGCCATGCGGCCCGTCGTCGCCCCCGGTCGCGGAACCCGGGCATGTGGACCATGCCGCGAGCCCGCCGGCACCGCATGTCCACGATCATGCCCACCCTCACGATCATGGCCGGCACGCGCATCATCATGCGGAGCAGGCGCATTTCCTTCCCCTGCCCGATCCCCTGGCGCGCGACGCGCTGCTGATCCGCCTGCATGCGCTGGCCGATGCGCTGGGACAGGACCTGCTGCGGCTCAAGGGCGTCGTCGCCCTGGCGGACGGCCGGCGTTGCCTGGTGCAGTTCGCTCCCGACGAAAGGCGCTTCGACGTGCGGCCGCTGTCGGCGGCTGATATCCCGCAACAGCGAACCGGCCTGACCATCATCGCGACGCATGCCGATCCGCACCGGATGGCCGCGCTGCTCGTGGCCTGA
- a CDS encoding NADP(H)-dependent aldo-keto reductase, with product MEYRKLGRTDLEVSVIGLGTMTWGEQNSEADAHEQLDHALAQGVNLVDAAEMYPVPPKAETQGRTETYIGTWLARTGRRHDIVLTSKVAGPLRDAKRPGHIRDGKPFLDRKNLTAALHDSLKRLQTDYLDLYQLHWPDRTTATFGQLAYPWVKDDHTVPIEETLSVLQDFVREGKVRHIGVSNETPWGVAQFLKLSETHGLPRIASIQNPYSLLNRVYEIGLSEFTQFEQVSLLAYSPLGMGVLSGKYLGGARPEGARLTLFSRFTRYDGPEAESAARRYVELARDHGLVPAQMALAWVNSRPFVASNLIGATSMAQLQENIASAQVVLPAAVIEGIEAIHRAQPNPCP from the coding sequence GTGGAATACCGCAAACTGGGACGCACCGATCTCGAAGTCAGCGTGATCGGGCTGGGAACCATGACCTGGGGCGAACAGAACAGCGAAGCCGACGCCCACGAGCAACTGGACCATGCGCTGGCGCAGGGCGTGAACCTGGTGGATGCCGCCGAGATGTATCCGGTGCCGCCCAAGGCCGAGACCCAGGGCCGCACCGAAACCTACATCGGCACCTGGCTGGCCCGTACCGGCCGCCGCCATGACATCGTGCTGACCAGCAAGGTCGCCGGCCCGCTGCGCGACGCCAAGCGCCCCGGCCACATCCGCGACGGCAAGCCCTTCCTGGACCGCAAGAACCTGACCGCCGCGCTGCACGACAGCCTCAAGCGCCTGCAGACGGACTACCTCGACCTCTACCAGCTGCACTGGCCCGACCGCACCACGGCCACCTTCGGCCAGCTCGCCTATCCCTGGGTGAAGGACGACCACACCGTGCCCATCGAGGAAACGCTGTCGGTGCTGCAGGACTTCGTGCGCGAGGGCAAGGTCCGGCACATCGGCGTCTCGAACGAGACGCCCTGGGGCGTGGCGCAGTTCCTGAAGCTGTCCGAGACGCACGGCCTGCCGCGCATCGCATCCATCCAGAACCCCTACAGCCTGCTCAACCGCGTGTACGAAATCGGCCTGTCCGAGTTCACGCAGTTCGAACAGGTCAGCCTGCTGGCCTATTCGCCGCTGGGCATGGGCGTGCTGTCCGGCAAGTACCTGGGCGGGGCGCGGCCCGAGGGCGCGCGCCTGACGCTGTTCTCGCGCTTCACCCGCTATGACGGGCCCGAGGCCGAATCGGCCGCGCGCCGGTACGTGGAACTCGCGCGCGACCATGGCCTCGTGCCGGCGCAGATGGCGCTGGCCTGGGTGAACAGCCGGCCCTTCGTGGCCAGCAACCTGATCGGCGCGACCTCGATGGCGCAGTTGCAGGAGAACATCGCCAGCGCGCAGGTCGTGCTGCCGGCGGCGGTGATCGAGGGCATCGAGGCCATACACCGGGCGCAGCCGAATCCGTGCCCGTAG